aaaggcaccaggttttaaatttaatacgccagaagtgcgtttcgtccacacaagacttactagtgacgcccagatacaaaagttcgaaagtcaaaacaagtacaaagttgtacagcactgaggatcaaaggttcaaaaaagttgtgccaaaatacggctagggttttctgcttgggataaaAACATTCTTATTATTAAgaacaatttatacttttgcaaaccgtaaattttataaaatgactatataaaagatatacataataaagcTTAAGTATTAACTtactacagaaaaaaaaccccgGATACATTTCATAAACCAACACAAAAAAATAGACACACCTGAGTTAgtcaaggcctcaacgcaaaaagtgGAAAACGTGACGACACATATGAAATGGTAAAAAGGCACAaaatatgacgtcacatttgaaattctaaaacagcacacacaaaatgacgtcacatttgaatgactaAACCTATTTCttaaaagtaagatagaattaggattgattaatatttattaacatcaaactgaggtagcaattagaTAATTACTAACTATAGTATAAAGCTATATCCGGTTTATGTTAACATCGAACAAATTATAATAGATTGTATACTAGGTAAGctcatatatatgttatgtatcgtattaggtcacttgCACACCTGTGTTACTAataaagttcataattaaatattttcatcattatttatTTGCCCAGTATTTATATATCATGACAAATATGTGATTAATATATCAAATGGTCAATTGAATGACAAAACTCTATAATAATTTTGATTTCGTAAGTATGTCACATGATCTTATACTGTTGCTAATCACTACTGTTAGAACTTTTTACAGTTTAGTTTTCGTTAAACTACAATAAATATTATTACTCCATATAAATATGATTTCAGTAATTATTCCCTTATGGATTTGAGTTAAACAGCATATTCACCCAAAACAGGCGATATTGACGGCGATAAACGTCACGTCCTCTATATTTAACTTTAAACTATGGTAAATGTTTAATGTACCATTGGTTTTGGTAGATAATTGTCCTTCATTTTGAAATTTCGGAAAATGGAATAAAACGGTACAGTAACTGTACTTTTTCTtacggtaaatatgtggttttaatgtcttttgaaaaaaaacctgctATTCACTGAGGCCGACAAAGCAAGTGAATATCAGgtttcttttctttcaaaaattaatttaaccCCATATTCGACCAATCTCATCAAGTTTAAATAAGGAAATATTATAAGCGatgaaaacatattaaaaatttaaCCATCTTATTTATATAGGCGACGGTTTGTTGATATCTGATGGAAACAAATGGGAACGGAATAGACGACTTTTGACCCCAGGCTTCCATTTTGAAATACTCAAACCATACGTTAAAGTATATAACAGTGTCACGGATGTGTTTCTTGTAAGTATAGTATTATGTAGATATAATTCGGCATATTtgttacaaatgaaataaaaagatgctACTCCGAAAGTGTGCCATTTTAGTGAATTTAGTTGAATTGGAAGGTTGAATTGTTCTGCTTATTGTCGGCATTCATTTGAGAACCAACATTGTGCACTTCCTTGCCAGCCTGGTAAATTATGTACACATGAGTCGGAGATCTGTCAGACGCTTATAATAAACAAAACGAACCTCTAAATAAACATATACTTGTAGATACCTTTACTGAtaatgttctttccattaacaatccaattCTTATTGGGTTCCATTCATATCCTTcttttaataaagaataattaacCCATAGAAATATGCATATTCttaatacaaatgttttttaGTACTTGGCTCTGTGTGTGATTAAGTTCTGGGGAAGGGGACATTCCTCATTGACTCCTTTTTTACAAAGACTGACAAACTTTACATTGAAAGACCACACAAGCGTAGTGGTGGTTCAAGCTAGTTTCTCGAGATCCGATTCCTCTTTTAGCCTCGAAAAGAAGAATACCAAATGGTTCAAAGGCaataaaacaaaattcagtaCCAAACGGAAAACTAACCCTTTACCAacggtataatttttttttgtaaaaaacacGTAAAGCAAAACAGTAACACGAAATACTGTATCAATCAATGCTATTACTAGCTGTCGTTGAATAATGTTGTTCTCCTTACCGTTTTTCTCTTCTGGATGCAACAGTAATTAAAATCGGTAACAACACCCTGAAAAAAAATCCCACATTAACAGTAAAAACCACAAGTAAAAAAAACCCTAGTTGTAATTGTAGTTAGTTGACCTTGATGGAATATCCGTTCCACAAAGTTGATAACAGATATGTTCCGAATGTCGTACCTACAACCTCGTCACcatttcacaaatgtgacctaccgaatacgAATTATAACCAGTATTGCACTGACATGAACAACACAACGGGGGTGCtacatgtggaacatgatctgcgTACCCTTTTGGATCACATGAGATTATCCCGAATTGAAGGTGGGGTTTTGTTTTgcgtagtctttagttttctatgttgtgttttgtgtactattgttagtctgtttgtctttttctttttagccatggcgttgtcagttcattttcgacgtatgagtttgaatgtctctctcgTACTTTTTGTCTCTCTTGTAGAACAAAATGATTAACTAACTACCGGTTTATACCGATGTGAAATTGAAAAGTTACTAACCGGTAAATCTGTTCTATTGCATAATTCAATAGGAAAAACTGAAAATGCATGCCAAGAGTGGCGAGGCAGTTGACATTTTCCCTCGTGTAGCTCTTGCAACCTTAGACACTATATTAAGATGTGCCTTTTCATACCAAGAAAATATACAAGATCAAGGGTGAGTAGATAATAGAGATAAGACAGGCAAAATAAGCAATAAACAAACGTCAAGATGCAAAGAAATACTGAGTTATGAAATGATTGAAGCAGAATAAGATTACCATTCGGGCaaataataacattataaaatGTATGATGTACATTGTAAAATTAACTTTTCAATGACATAATCATTAACCCTTACTAAAACCAATCAGAATAAGTTGAAAAGTAATAAGAACAATGACATAACCGAGGGAAAGGTCAACATATATTATATTAAACAATTCAACTTACTATGAACCGTTCGATTGTTTCAGTTTAATTTATTCACTATTCATATTCTTATAGACTCGGAACGATTTCCAACTAGACATGTTGTATAGACATGTACTAGTATCTATGATGTATATTTACTAGATTTACTTTAAGTCGTAGTGTTGCTGTTTGAAGAATTATATTCTCATCTCTGTGTATTCATATTGTTTATTCTACTGTAATAAGACATTTAAACGCGGCACAACTTATAATCctctcaatgtttattgttacaGATCAAAACATCCCTACGTAAATGCTGTAAATAGATTGTCGTATTTAACGCTGTCCAGGTGCTTGtaagtatatatttgtatatttataaaactacTTCTACTAGTAGTTAACTTCACAAACTTAACTGTTGGCAATTTGATTTTGGCGTTCATTATACTCACGAATATTGATATTCATGAATGAAGATAAATTTGTATAGAATTATTATAGGCTTTTTTTCGATAAAACATTTGTTTCACATTAAAGTTTCTTTGTTCGAAAGTCGTTAGATTAGAAGATTCTATACTTGTTTATTTGGAGGTGATAAGAGATATGTCGATTCAACACACATTAGTAATTGTTGGCATTGTTCTACCCTTTACGGTGGATATAGACATTTTATGGTCAGTTGTATTTTTACCAGACTTGTATGCACATACAAGTGAGTTGCATTAATAAGAGCAGGTCTTCTCAAAACAATCTTTTATACCACATATGTATACATTTAGATTAGTTAGACGTAAGAGTTTGGACAACATCATCGTTGAAAGTGGCACGCTTTCATTGTAAAACCAATAAAAACTAACCAttctttattttcagaaatcctttgtatcaaattgattttatttatcaGTTTACTAAAGAAGGAAGAGAACTGAAGCAGCTTTGTGATTATTCACACGAATTTTCGAACGGAATTATAAAGGAAAGAAAACACACTCTGGTATGTGCTGAAATAACACTATACGTCATTAATCACCATAGGTTAttcattagtataccgctgttcaatagtcatgtatctccattttttttaaaacaatttatctttgttttactcaatgaactttaaaaatgttttatgacCAAATATTATGTCACCTATACATACAGCAAATCAAATGATGAAATACTATATTTGAGAAACCACACGTTGTGTTAAACCATAAATTCTAAAAGACATAAAAAGCTCTTGAATGTcccaaaaaataaatagataccGAGGGTCAATTGAATGCCGAGGTTTAAaaagtgaaatgaaaaaaatcacactAAATTTCACGACTCCCCTTCCCccttcaaaaaagaaaaaaaaagaaaatattaatgaTCTAATGACAAATACGATCCagtataataatattttataaaacaagtAGTTATTCGATACGCGATATTACAAgtaaaacatgttaaattataatataattatgtattGTAAAAACATTTTCCTCAGCAAAAGTTATGTTTAGCACCGAgaagttataaatataaaaaacccAATCTTCTGCCAACTGTGCATATTTCTGTATAATTTCTAAAGACATCAACAGTATGttatcggagttcagtatttttgtgattttactttttatctacaTTAAAGGAAAAAGATGGACAACCAACAAAACACAAACTTGATTTCCTAGATATACTTCTTACAGCTAAAGATGAAAATGGAGTAGGACTTTCAGATGAAGATATAAGAGCTGAAGTTGATACGTTTATGTTTGAAGGTGATAGTCTAGAAAAAAACCTgtgtaaatataatataaaaaagaagatgtggtatgattgccaatgagacaactatccacaaaagaccaaaatgacacagacattaacgactttaggtcaccgtacggcctttaacgaggagcaaagcccataccgcatagtcagctataaaagtccccgataagacaatgtaaaacaattcaaacgagaaaactaacggtaaAACTATTATGCAAATGGTGAATGCgaatcaataaaaaaacactatacaacataaaaaacatgtaaaagtatAACTTTATTGTGAAACCATAATTAAACTAAGCAATAAAACATTTGCCAGTTAAAATAGAGTTTAAACTCACAATACTCAAGTTTTTGGAGATTTGTGGAATGCAGTCACTGGCCGAAATGAATGTCATTGAGAGATTGGAAATTACCTATATATCTGAAGGTAAAATTAGATAGTGTGGCACGATACGTTTTAGTTTGTCTCTTTAGGTGGCATAtcccctatgggccaggaaatactaccgtgccaccttaagggggatatatatgtttacactaaatcaataaaagAGTTTTTTCCCCTATGCAATTTGtatgtttatcaataaaaagttgattaaggggaACTATAATAAAAATAgcccttaaattccacccctgggAGTGAAAGTTGCtaattcagcaaattttgcctgatctgtgggtaataatgtaaaaattcacctagaaagtagaacttcattatttttaaattacttgcaggacttttttttattataaatgttcgctttaacttttcgcactGTCTGAAACATATGAAACCACTggaatttgagacgcgacatatTTTAGTcttattattttcaccaaaatagatgaattgtataattttttatttttttccacaCAAGTACAGCTATTCTACTTTTCTcaaggtttaatttgtagttctgtgGTAACATGGCACCAGTATCAGCTTGTTTGGAACTACTAAGCAGTTAAgaggtccttacttattcatttagcccTCATATTTGGCTGAAATAGAGATAGCAATAGGGGTTTCTTTACATTGACAAGAAACttattttgacaaagaatgtaattatatttgtatatcagcaagatttaatattttattcattttccatgcaaatgttattaattgttttgattttctggcaatgaaaagcacaataaaggtaAATTGAaaatgtaaggggacataatttaacttaatgcatacatgagaattacacaaacagtcaacttagagatatATTCTAGTACATGCACTGTTAAAAGGATGTTAGAATAATAGTTCACTGCCATCTAAAAAGTCTTGTTGTGTTGCCTTCATAATCTGGAAATGGCGTAAGTAATGTAAGgtatgctgtaaaatgtggaatggactttaatatcatttttcatgatttggtgcttaaactgtttgtTTCAGTCAGATTAAATATAAATAGAGTTGgtaatccaataattcctcctgaatcaccatgtttgacttctgtgttgatttgaaacattaTATATTTGGGCTTTGTTCACTTCTttagtaaaaatggtaagatgaaaaaaagtgaaaatctgccagatggggtaggggtGTAATCTTTCacttttttttggtaagaaaaaAGTGTAGACTAGTATTCTTTCATAATAAGAAGTCTTTGCATGATAGGTGTCATGACTGATTTCGAGTTTGtaatgtcttggttaaggtggcacggtagtatttgcattccagaatttagattgttcttttgtgtaccctacctaagtcaatatatctgaacagtgtgattggacaaaagaTACagtaaaactaaaactaaaatactttcccaaactgagggatgaatcaggtgtagaaaaatatgaaataattttacatacagatgaaaatgaattttttggattttttttaaattgtgtattcACTGCacgataaaagacctaaaagcactagtggtcatagatttttaaaaatagcaaaaaaagaaaacggtcatgatacacactcaaattcatttctgaatagtaaaatgaaagtagttcagttaactgtgaatgtagattattttgcagtgttagaaattggtaaaaattctaaaaaggctatcattatccctatgggccaggaaatactaccgtgccacctagaGTATCATGCCTCCTTTTGAGATATGTACGACTTTCGTTTTAGGGACGGTTTTACATAAATATGTGACACGTTAACTAAGACCAGTCAATATATTACAAAGTTAACATGCTGTAAAGTATATGTAAAGGTATATGTAAGAATATTGTTGAACACTTGTTTTTTGTAGGTCATGATACTACTGCAGCTGCAATAAGCTGGTCGATATACTGTTTGGGGAAATATCCAGAAGAGCAGGAAAAAGTATATAAAGAAATATCAGAGTTATTTGTAGATAAACAAGAGGTAACCTGGTACgttaattaaaaagattatagAATATTGAGGATTAAATAACTATAtaggaacaaaacaaaaaaacaaatgaaagatagACATTTACCGGTT
The window above is part of the Mytilus edulis chromosome 6, xbMytEdul2.2, whole genome shotgun sequence genome. Proteins encoded here:
- the LOC139527794 gene encoding ultra-long-chain fatty acid omega-hydroxylase-like, whose protein sequence is MFFYPSFGVCHPDAAQILYKSSAPKAHAVGGAYRYLRDWIGDGLLISDGNKWERNRRLLTPGFHFEILKPYVKVYNSVTDVFLEKLKMHAKSGEAVDIFPRVALATLDTILRCAFSYQENIQDQGSKHPYVNAVNRLSYLTLSRCLNPLYQIDFIYQFTKEGRELKQLCDYSHEFSNGIIKERKHTLEKDGQPTKHKLDFLDILLTAKDENGVGLSDEDIRAEVDTFMFEGHDTTAAAISWSIYCLGKYPEEQEKVYKEISELFVDKQEVTWENLQEMPRLTAFVKESMRMFAPVPGTSRLLTSPMKFGDIIVPAGVHIDISIHAIHHHPDVWPEHDVFRPERFLQDDITDRHPYSYIPFAAGSRNCIGQNFAMNEIKVIISRLVQRYKVSLVDGHNYDINPELVMRATNGIKVILENR